From one Phaeodactylum tricornutum CCAP 1055/1 PHATR_bd_31x35 genomic scaffold, whole genome shotgun sequence genomic stretch:
- a CDS encoding predicted protein, translated as MQNDQDEVPTASIAVWIGLTLATCLSFWGQAVVTEERFVPALNVVANLFSIPDDIAGATLMAAGASSPELFSSFVSLFITHSSLGLGTIVGSEIFNQLVICAGAVYAAKSGSLQLNPAILIREVGFYALGIGLLYYALRDSAPDPTDPSGENHIYISFGESALVFGGYVLYVIVCANMEKIVSLFDKGTTRRDGMAHYGAIGNFSKHVLVGSDIRHSVKIDSLPFLQNQSLAHQEPAENFHELYLGRMTERASIFQRTGSSTISEDVGNGSFGGSARGTSLLEKSLRHTDLFRLMVNEVKPSDQHGLYDMEINKVEGRLSCFMWQRSYFYNKARMATHGWHLRWFTLTNHKMVSVPDRTDFEKHRIVYPPFTEVSVDEARLIIRIENEVGKRNFYIMAPSAEILATVVQKMDDTMQGHEEVERRATNGTGDSEDLDATEAAEDHVPLIELPVGGSNMEIALFFLLFPLRYLIHHTIPDVRTLDHHGNPTATLPKALLASTSCLVWLIVGSYIMVASLEALAALMDIPDAVVGVTVSAAGTSLPNYVASRVAAQNGFGNMAVSNAFGSNTFNIMVGLGLPWMLYTSIGTGFQPYHGLRDEGILQSVIVMASVLMVFVVLVSLSKFLLYRWHGIVFVMMYAGYLAFAIGQVYL; from the exons ATGCAGAATGATCAGGACGAAGTACCTACAGCTTCCATTGCTGTATGGATTGGTCTCACCTTAGCCACATGTCTCTCGTTCTGGGGTCAGGCGGTGGTGACCGAGGAACGCTTTGTACCAGCACTCAACGTGGTGGCGAATCTGTTTTCTATCCCAGATGATATCGCCGGAGCGACACTCATGGCAGCCGGCGCGTCATCCCCCGAGCTCTTTTCCTCCTTTGTTTCCCTGTTCATCACTCATTCCAGCCTGGGGCTTGGAACGATTGTAGGGTCGGAAATTTTCAATCAGCTCGTGATCTGCGCTGGAGCCGTATACGCCGCCAAGTCGGGATCGCTTCAGCTCAATCCAGCGATCCTGATTCGTGAAGTCGGCTTCTACGCTCTCGGCATCGGACTTCTATACTACGCACTTCGCGATTCGGCTCCGGATCCGACTGATCCTTCCGGAGAAAACCACATATACATTTCCTTCGGCGAATCAGCCTTGGTCTTTGGCGGCTACGTATTATACGTCATTGTGTGCGCTAATATGGAAAAAATCGTTTCTTTATTCGATAAGGGGACGACCAGACGAGACGGAATGGCCCATTATGGTGCGATAGGCAACTTTTCCAAACATGTTCTGGTAGGTAGCGACATCCGCCATTCTGTAAAGATTGACAGCCTACCTTTTCTACAAAACCAATCATTGGCTCACCAAGAGCCTGCAGAGAATTTTCACGAATTGTACTTGGGTAGGATGACAGAAAGAGCATCCATATTTCAACGAACAGGTTCTTCGACGATAAGCGAGGATGTAGGAAACGGGAGCTTCGGTGGGAGTGCTCGCGGGACAAGTTTGCTGGAAAAATCTTTACGGCACACAGATCTTTTCAGACTTATGGTGAATGAGGTTAAGCCTAGTGATCAACACGGGCTTTATGATATGGAGATCAATAAG GTGGAAGGGCGGCTCTCTTGTTTCATGTGGCAACGTTCCTATTTCTACAACAAGGCCCGTATGGCTACGCACGGTTGGCACTTGCGTTGGTTTACTCTGACGAATCACAAAATGGTGTCCGTTCCGGATAGAACTGATTTTGAAAAACACCGCATAGTTTATCCTCCCTTCACTGAAGTTTCGGTTGATGAGGCTCGTCTCATCATTCGAATCGAAAATGAAGTTGGGAAACGCAATTTTTACATCATGGCTCCGTCTGCTGAAATCCTTGCCACTGTGGTACAGAAAATGGACGACACCATGCAAGGACACGAAGAAGTTGAAAGGCGGGCGACAAATGGTACAGGTGACAGCGAGGACCTGGATGCTACAGAAGCGGCGGAAGATCATGTACCTCTCATTGAATTACCAGTGGGAGGTTCAAACATGGAAATTGCCCTATTCTTCCTGCTGTTCCCGTTACGATACTTGATTCACCACACAATTCCTGACGTCCGAACTCTAGACCATCACGGAAACCCAACGGCTACATTGCCAAAAGCCTTACTTGCATCTACATCTTGTTTGGTGTGGTTGATTGTAGGGTCTTACATTATGGTCGCTTCGTTGGAAGCATTAGCTGCCTTGATGGATATCCCAGATGCGGTTGTTGGAGTTACGGTGTCCGCTGCAGGCACTTCATTGCCAAACTATGTTGCATCCAGAGTAGCTGCACAAAATGGTTTCGGAAATATGGCCGTCTCCAATGCATTCGGGAGCAACACGTTCAACATCATGGTAGGGCTTGGGTTGCCTTGGATGCTTTACACCAGTATTGGTACGGGTTTCCAGCCATACCACGGACTGCGCGACGAAGGCATATTGCAGAGTGTCATCGTTATGGCGTCTGTTTTAATGGTGTTTGTTGTTCTTGTCTCACTTTCCAAGTTCTTGCTCTACCGGTGGCATGGAATTGTTTTTGTTATGATGTATGCTGGCTACCTCGCCTTTGCCATTGGCCAGGTGTATTTGTAA
- a CDS encoding predicted protein, with amino-acid sequence MPLKQLIFTPQDIQDSSERPITMVLLVDEDMYEKQKKDKSIPMVNVVDSFQVFKYEKPGSSGRLAKPTKEEIEGTFGTSKEEDVVLFMLENGTLHGKMVLEHDARNSYPGKWESRSH; translated from the coding sequence ATGCCCCTCAAGCAACTCATTTTCACTCCTCAAGATATTCAAGATTCTAGCGAGCGCCCAATAACGATGGTGCTGTTGGTGGACGAAGACATGTatgaaaagcaaaaaaaggACAAGTCTATTCCAATGGTGAATGTTGTCGACTCGTTCCAAGTATTCAAGTACGAAAAGCCTGGTAGTTCAGGGCGTTTGGCCAAACCGACGAAAGAAGAGATCGAAGGAACGTTTGGAACGTCGAAGGAAGAAGATGTTGTTTTGTTCATGTTAGAAAACGGTACATTACACGGGAAAATGGTTTTGGAACATGACGCTCGGAACTCGTACCCCGGTAAATGGGAATCTCGTTCTCACTAG
- a CDS encoding predicted protein gives MDRPGVSKLLEKPELDAKTSSFDPKEHLQQKISETPIVAQMNQRIQRVVHDLNLGDQLSVVAIVTLLGLILTAPYVVRQMKNSENDLEDLVTTDDPVDDFTKLVRQEWGVEERENAVEYMLKDVLQSRALKEAAQSFVVQIFESPEVQSALNRLVKALWTQLVSDPETIKQVVHILQIAIQDEKVRIAAQKLLIELTQEPEVKLSLLKLLQELGRDETVTETVQALITNSAHRSLNDPEVLEHTMEFASDIVGDDVVQQTARDALWNTVGDAVRPATSILFTAAGVGLVAFGIVAMGYARSSESEAQLFETAARSLQINTVAGISRVACWPGQQLKALFRSFGAVLVFPLQLLQRQAVALGRWTCDVATSGLARIGMLPGMAAHSIWAYMVASSNRAIGKHRRYFASAAHGYGNYESIWETLSRYLTLLAAKPGHGFHAIWQLLRSQGQVAGETLILQIYSLGESILFTSSKFTYSVLSVLEDFLTVFLKAAHDIGSILDRAFVTAGRGL, from the coding sequence ATGGATAGACCGGGTGTAAGCAAATTGTTGGAAAAACCCGAATTGGACGCCAAAACCTCTTCCTTCGACCCGAAAGAGCACCTCCAACAGAAAATTTCCGAAACCCCCATCGTTGCACAAATGAACCAGCGAATTCAACGAGTGGTGCACGATCTGAATCTGGGCGACCAGCTGTCTGTCGTAGCGATTGTGACCTTGTTGGGTCTCATTCTCACTGCGCCATACGTCGTTCGACAAATGAAAAACTCGGAGAATGACCTGGAAGATCTCGTCACCACAGATGATCCCGTTGACGACTTCACTAAACTAGTACGCCAGGAATGGGGTGTCGAAGAGCGCGAAAACGCCGTCGAATATATGCTCAAAGATGTTCTCCAAAGCAGAGCTTTAAAAGAGGCGGCCCAATCTTTTGTGGTTCAGATTTTTGAGAGTCCTGAAGTCCAATCTGCTCTTAACCGACTTGTGAAAGCATTGTGGACACAGCTTGTCTCCGATCCAGAAACGATCAAGCAAGTTGTGCATATACTGCAAATTGCAATTCAAGATGAAAAAGTGCGAATTGCCGCGCAAAAGCTTCTTATTGAACTTACACAAGAACCGGAAGTTAAGCTGTCTTTACTTAAACTACTTCAGGAATTGGGGCGAGATGAAACGGTAACGGAGACAGTGCAGGCGCTCATCACGAATTCAGCTCACCGTTCTTTGAACGATCCAGAAGTATTAGAACACACCATGGAATTCGCATCGGACATTGTTGGTGATGACGTGGTACAGCAAACCGCCCGCGACGCCCTGTGGAACACAGTTGGCGACGCTGTGCGGCCAGCGACTTCAATACTTTTTACCGCTGCTGGGGTCGGGCTCGTCGCTTTCGGCATTGTCGCAATGGGATATGCTCGTTCATCTGAGAGTGAAGCCCAGCTTTTCGAAACGGCGGCGCGATCTCTTCAGATAAATACCGTAGCAGGGATATCGCGCGTTGCCTGTTGGCCGGGACAGCAATTAAAAGCGCTCTTTCGATCGTTTGGCGCAGTCCTTGTTTTCCCGCTCCAACTACTTCAACGGCAAGCCGTTGCACTAGGAAGGTGGACATGCGATGTGGCCACTAGCGGTCTGGCGCGAATCGGTATGCTGCCTGGCATGGCCGCTCATTCGATATGGGCCTACATGGTTGCATCGAGTAATCGCGCTATTGGGAAGCATAGAAGGTATTTTGCCTCGGCTGCGCATGGCTACGGAAACTACGAATCAATCTGGGAGACATTGTCACGCTATCTAACTTTACTGGCGGCTAAACCAGGACATGGATTTCACGCAATCTGGCAGCTGTTACGAAGTCAAGGCCAAGTAGCAGGAGAAACCCTCATCTTGCAAATATATTCCCTAGGTGAATCGATCTTATTCACCTCATCTAAGTTCACCTACTCCGTGCTGTCGGTACTGGAAGACTTCTTGACAGTGTTTCTAAAGGCAGCACACGACATCGGCAGTATTTTGGATCGAGCATTTGTAACCGCCGGCCGGGGTCTGTGA
- a CDS encoding predicted protein, whose translation MEDPLLWGKGIIIDFKRTVGTHWLAEIINFNQKTVAVTLLMFITVIAPTLTFGAVYGKVTENRIGAIETILATAWVGCTYSLIGGMPMCIIGSTGPVLAFSTVIYNMSVSLDVPYYAFNAWVSVWLLGYCLIAGFFDITRYVRLATRFTDEIFALLIVSIFVMDAIGDPFSDVGILRFLAPDHPSHEEDDPDYDYLKVGLLSVILGFGTTSLIFFFRSFKFSPFFCNQGVRTSVHDFAVTASVVTWTLVKELLFDDVDTEGLKVPDHWFVDFSDLNGKGWIPIAAAGPAVLAFVLVYLDNGITWHLIQHKSHNLQHGEAYNYDLCLSGFFNFVNAMLGLPWLVATTVPCIIHLNSLAEKDKDGKFLSVQETRLTMLFSHMLVGFSLLALDVLKLLPLPVLYGVFLFMGLSSLPNMQFWNRFLLFFMQPSMYPEKSYTKYMSKARIHKYTLLQLLFFSLVFIVQNFKVIAIAFPLMTLLCIPARIYLFPKFFEGWELLLLDGDDEDIRRWEAAKHESMLEGGDLRAGTTKHEVPIDDGDSSDDVANDS comes from the exons ATGGAAGATCCTTTACTGTGGGGAAAGGGCATTATCATCGATTTCAAGCGCACGGTTGGTACTCACTGGTTGGCTGAGATTATCAACTTTAATCAGAAGACAGTTGCGGTTACTCTTCTCATGTTCATCACCGTCATCGCTCCTACCCTTACCTTTGGTGCAGTCTACGGCAAGGTTACTGAGAATCGCATTGGTGCCATCGAGACTATTCTCGCTACTGCGTGGGTTGGATGTACCTACTCTCTCATTGGTGGTATGCCCATG TGTATCATTGGTTCCACTGGTCCCGTCTTGGCTTTCTCTACTGTCATCTACAACATGTCTGTGTCTCTCGATGTTCCCTACTACGCCTTTAACGCTTGGGTCAGTGTTTGGCTTCTGGGATATTGCTTGATTGCTGGCTTCTTTGACATCACCCGCTATGTGCGCCTTGCCACGCGCTTTACCGATGAGATCTTTGCTCTGCTCATTGTCAGTATTTTTGTCATGGACGCCATCGGCGACCCTTTCTCCGATGTCGGTATCCTTCGTTTCTTGGCTCCTGATCATCCCTCCCATGAAGAGGACGACCCAGACTACGACTACTTGAAGGTTGGCCTCCTGAGTGTCATTCTTGGTTTCGGTACAACGTCTCttatcttcttcttccgtagCTTTAAGTTCTCGCCATTCTTCTGCAATCAGGGTGTCCGTACCTCTGTCCACGACTTTGCGGTCACCGCTTCCGTTGTTACCTGGACGCTTGTCAAAGAACTTCTCTTCGACGATGTTGATACGGAAGGATTAAAAGTACCTGATCA TTGGTTCGTCGACTTTTCTGACCTTAACGGCAAGGGCTGGATCCcgattgctgctgctggacCGGCTGTCCTTGCTTTCGTGCTGGTGTACCTCGATAACGGTATCACTTGGCATTTGATCCAACACAAGAGTCACAACCTGCAACACGGAGAAGCCTACAACTACGACTTGTGTCTGAGTGGATTCTTCAACTTTGTGAACGCTATGCTCGGGTTGCCTTGGTTGGTGGCCACCACTGTACCCTGCATTATTCACTTGAACTCTTTGGCTGAAAAGGACAAGGATGGCAAGTTTTTGTCTGTCCAGGAAACTCGGTTGACGATGTTGTTCTCCCACATGCTGGTCGGGTTCTCTTTACTGGCCTTGGACGTGCTGAAGCTTTTGCCTCTGCCCGTCCTGTACGGTGTCTTTTTGTTTATGggtttgtcgtcgttgcccAACATGCAGTTCTGGAATcgtttcttgctctttttcatGCAACCTAGTATGTATCCGGAGAAGTCGTACACTAAGTACATGAGCAAGGCCCGTATCCACAAATACACATTGTTgcagcttcttttcttctcATTGGTGTTTATCGTGCAGAACTTCAAGGTGATTGCCATTGCCTTTCCCCTCATGACTCTTCTTTGTATTCCGGCGCGAATTTACTTGTTCCCAAAATTCTTCGAAGGATGGGAGCTCCTACTCTTGGATGGTGATGATGAAGACATTCGTCGTTGGGAAGCTGCAAAACATGAATCCATGTTGGAGGGTGGCGACTTACGTGCCGGTACCACGAAGCATGAAGTCCCGATTGATGACGGCGACAGCAGCGATGATGTTGCGAACGACTCGTAA
- a CDS encoding predicted protein, with protein sequence MAPRDTVYDHNDTQKRYDSSNNNDLIEGAGKIHLAEAQLWGKGIIADVKRTVGTHWFSEMINLNQKTVAVTLLMFITVIAPTLTFGAVYGKVTENRIGAIETILATAWVGCTYALVGGMPMCIIGSTGPVLAFSTVIYNMSTNLDVPYYTFNAWISVWLLGYCLIAGFFDITRYVRLATRFTDEIFALLIVSIFVMDAIGDPFSDVGILRFLAPGHPSHEDNEDDPDYDYLKTGFLSVILGLGTTSLIFFFRSFKFSSFFCNQGVRTSIHDFAVTASVVTWTLVKELLFESVDTEGLKVPDQFEPTFACCDSSCLTFFPDDCLGQAAAAGTRSWFVSFSDFNGKGWVPIAAAGPALLAFVLVYLDNGITWHLIYHKSHNLQHGEAYNYDLCLSGFFNFVNAMLGLPWLVATTVPCIIHLNSLAEKDKDGKFLSVQETRLTMLFSHMLVGLSILALDVLKLLPLPVLYGVFLFMGLSSLPNIQFWNRFLLFFMQPSQYPETVYTRYMSKARIHKYTLIQIFFFALVFIVQNFKAIAIVFPLMTLLCIPARLYFLPRFFEGWELMLLDGEDEQIREWEEAKQQSMLSSDELRVGTKHDMKVDDGDDDASSDEQV encoded by the exons ATGGCCCCACGCGATACCGTCTACGACCACAACGATACGCAGAAACGTTATGACtcgagcaacaacaacgatcTCATCGAAGGTGCTGGTAAAATCCACTTGGCGGAAGCTCAGCTCTGGGGCAAAGGCATTATTGCCGATGTGAAACGTACCGTTGGCACCCACTGGTTTTCCGAGATGATCAACCTGAACCAGAAAACCGTTGCAGTTACTCTTCTCATGTTCATCACCGTCATCGCCCCGACTCTCACCTTTGGTGCGGTTTATGGAAAGGTCACTGAGAACCGAATTGGTGCTATTGAGACTATTCTAGCTACGGCTTGGGTCGGGTGCACATACGCTCTTGTTGGTGGTATGCCGATG TGTATTATCGGTTCCACTGGTCCCGTCTTGGCTTTCTCTACTGTCATTTATAACATGTCTACGAATCTTGATGTCCCCTACTACACCTTCAACGCATGGATCAGTGTTTGGCTACTGGGGTATTGCTTGATTGCCGGCTTCTTTGACATCACCCGCTATGTGCGCCTTGCCACGCGCTTTACCGATGAGATCTTTGCTCTGCTCATTGTCAGTATTTTTGTCATGGACGCCATCGGCGATCCTTTCTCCGATGTCGGTATCCTTCGTTTCTTGGCTCCGGGTCATCCTTCGCACGAAGACAATGAGGACGATCCTGATTACGACTACTTAAAGACTGGCTTTTTGAGTGTGATTCTTGGTCTCGGAACAACGTCTCTGatcttctttttccgaaGCTTCAAGTTCTCCTCCTTCTTCTGCAATCAGGGCGTTCGTACCTCCATCCATGACTTTGCGGTCACCGCTTCCGTTGTGACTTGGACGCTCGTCAAGGAGCTGCTATTTGAAAGTGTTGATACAGAGGGTCTTAAGGTCCCTGATCAGTTCGAGCCTACCTTTGCTTGCTGCGATTCCAGTTGCCTTACTTTCTTTCCCGATGACTGTCTTGGCcaggctgctgctgctggcaCTCGTAGTTGGTTCGTGAGTTTCTCCGACTTCAATGGCAAGGGCTGGGTCCCGATTGCTGCAGCTGGACCGGCTCTCCTTGCCTTCGTGCTGGTGTACCTCGACAATGGTATCACTTGGCATTTGATCTATCACAAGAGTCACAACTTGCAACACGGAGAAGCCTACAACTACGACTTGTGTCTGAGTGGATTCTTCAACTTTGTGAACGCTATGCTCGGTTTACCGTGGTTGGTGGCTACCACTGTACCCTGCATTATTCACTTGAACTCTTTGGCTGAAAAGGACAAGGACGGCAAATTTCTATCCGTCCAGGAAACTCGGTTGACAATGTTGTTCTCCCATATGCTGGTGGGTCTCTCTATTTTGGCCTTGGACGTGCTGAAGCTGTTGCCTCTGCCGGTCTTGTACGGAGTCTTTTTGTTTATGGGTTTGTCGTCATTGCCCAATATTCAATTCTGGAATCGtttcttgctttttttcATGCAACCGAGCCAGTACCCCGAGACTGTCTACACTCGCTACATGAGCAAGGCCCGGATCCACAAATACACTTTGATACAGATTTTTTTCTTCGCGCTGGTGTTTATCGTACAAAATTTCAAGGCCATTGCTATTGTTTTTCCTCTAATGACGCTCCTCTGTATCCCGGCGCGCCTTTATTTCTTGCCTCGCTTCTTTGAAGGCTGGGAGCTCATGTTGCTcgatggcgaagacgaaCAGATCCGCGAGTGGGAAGAAGCGAAGCAGCAATCCATGTTGTCCTCTGACGAGTTGCGTGTTGGCACTAAGCACGACATGAAGGTAGATGAtggtgatgatgatgctTCCTCTGATGAGCAGGTCTAA
- a CDS encoding predicted protein, whose translation MAPRDTVYDHNAESMDKRYDSSRNADLIADAGKVHMDKPQMWGKGIISDVKRTVLTHWKDEMINLNQKTIAVTLLLFISVIAPTLTFGAVYGKVTENRIGAIETILATAWVGCTYALFGGMPTCIIGSTGPVLAFSTVIYNMSDSLDIPFLSFNAWISAWLFGYCLLAGFFDLTRFVRLATRFTDEIFALLIVSIFVMDAIGDPFSDVGILRYLAPRHPSHEDFEDDPDYDFKTTGLLSVILGLGTTSLIFFFRSFKFSPFFCNQGIRTSVHDFAVTASVVIWTLVKELLFDNVDTEGLNVPERFEPTFACCDASCLTFFPDDCLDQAAAAGTRSWFVDFSDLNGKAWAPFLAAGPAVLAFVLCFLDNGITWHLINHKSHNLQHGEAYNYDLCLSGFFNFVNGMLGLPWLVATTVPCIIHLNALADKDKDGKFLSVQETRLTPLFAHLLVGVSILALDVLKLLPLPVLYGVFLFMGLSSLPNMQFWNRFLFFFMQPSEYPETVYTRYMSKARIHKYTLFQIFFFALVFIVQNFKVIAIVFPLMTLLCIPARLFFLPRFFEGWELLLLDGEDEAISQWEEAKQRSMLSEDELRMATKHDMKIDDGEEDEESSEDHV comes from the exons ATGGCCCCTCGAGATACAGTTTACGATCATAATGCGGAGAGTATGGATAAGCGCTACGATTCGAGCAGAAATGCCGACTTAATCGCCGACGCAGGAAAGGTCCACATGGACAAGCCCCAAATGTGGGGAAAAGGAATTATCAGTGACGTGAAACGAACAGTTCTCACCCATTGGAAGGACGAAATGATCAATCTCAACCAAAAGACGATCGCTGTTACCCTCCTTCTCTTTATATCCGTTATCGCTCCTACTCTTACTTTTGGTGCAGTGTACGGAAAGGTTACCGAGAACCGCATCGGAGCCATCGAAACAATTCTTGCGACAGCCTGGGTCGGATGTACTTACGCCCTGTTTGGCGGTATGCCTACG TGCATCATTGGTTCTACCGGTCCCGTCCTTGCCTTCTCTACCGTGATCTACAATATGTCCGATTCTCTCGATATCCCCTTCCTGTCATTCAATGCTTGGATTAGTGCTTGGCTTTTTGGTTACTGTCTTCTTGCTGGATTTTTTGACTTGACACGCTTTGTCCGTCTCGCCACTCGTTTCACTGATGAGATTTTTGCACTTCTCATCGTCAGTATTTTCGTCATGGATGCAATCGGCGACCCCTTCTCCGATGTCGGTATTCTGCGCTATCTTGCCCCTCGCCACCCATCACatgaagattttgaagacgaTCCGGACTACGACTTCAAAACGACTGGCCTTCTGAGCGTCATTCTTGGTCTTGGAACAACGTCTCTGATCTTCTTTTTCCGTAGCTTCAAGTTCTCCCCGTTTTTCTGCAACCAAGGCATTCGCACTTCCGTACACGACTTCGCGGTCACTGCATCCGTTGTGATTTGGACGCTTGTCAAGGAGCTTCTCTTCGACAATGTTGACACTGAGGGACTCAATGTCCCGGAGCGCTTTGAGCCCACCTTTGCTTGTTGCGATGCCAGTTGCCTTACCTTCTTCCCCGATGACTGCCTTGACCAGGCCGCCGCAGCCGGTACTCGCAGTTGGTTCGTTGACTTTTCTGACCTCAACGGCAAAGCCTGGGCCCCTTTCCTTGCGGCTGGTCCTGCCGTTCTCGCATTTGTCTTGTGCTTCCTCGATAACGGTATCACTTGGCATCTGATTAACCACAAGAGTCACAACTTGCAACACGGAGAAGCCTACAACTACGACTTGTGTCTGAGCGGATTCTTCAACTTTGTGAACGGTATGCTTGGACTCCCTTGGTTGGTGGCCACAACCGTGCCTTGCATCATCCACCTGAATGCTTTGGCTGACAAAGATAAGGACGGCAAATTTCTATCTGTCCAGGAAACTCGGTTGACACCTTTGTTCGCTCATCTATTAGTGGGGGTCTCCATTTTGGCTTTGGACGTGTTGAAGCTTCTGCCTCTGCCAGTCTTGTACGGAGTCTTTTTGTTTATGGGTTTGTCTTCGTTACCCAATATGCAGTTCTGGAACcgtttcttgttcttctttaTGCAGCCCAGCGAGTACCCCGAGACCGTGTACACGCGCTACATGAGTAAGGCGCGTATCCACAAGTATACCTTGTTCCAgattttcttctttgcatTGGTTTTCATTGTGCAGAACTTCAAGGTTATTGCCATTGTTTTCCCTCTGATGACCCTCCTCTGTATTCCGGCCCGTTTGTTTTTCTTGCCCCGTTTTTTTGAAGGCTGGGAACTTTTGTTGCTGGATGGCGAAGATGAAGCGATTTCGCAGTgggaagaagccaagcaACGCTCAATGCTGTCTGAGGACGAACTACGAATGGCAACAAAACACGACATGAAGATTGACGATggagaagaagacgaagaatcCTCGGAAGATCATGTTTGA
- a CDS encoding predicted protein, with amino-acid sequence MELDENASEGEVLERGWELRANSSSIVRNAEVWKFALASVFRVLKPRKMKAKGASEEELKKAQTEAAEFIRDGLLKLGPSFVKLGQVISTRTDVLPPTYTDVLKTLTDDVPGFSGERAKEIVEKELGKPVDQVFTDFSAKPLKAASLGQVHTATYKGQKVAIKVQRSGLKELFDIDLKNLKKLAVLLDKFDPKTDGADRNWVSIYEESERLLYLEIDYLNEADNTDRFAKDFQGYDWVRIPKVIREVTTPRLLVMEFVESFKLTDIEEINRNGLDRKVISKRVADAFLRQIVETGYFHADPHSGNLCVDKKGNLVYYDYGMMDELSPNVKAGFRKFCTALFAGGPKISDIQLAQNAKELVAGVEQAGVLAKGADRLAVEKLARYFMRAFKDKQLGKSSGNIKQTIGTDLQTLTENNVFRFPSTFTFIFRAFASVDGIGKELDKDFDIGKLAQPFIEDFTESSKKYKSEADKNFQIFGKATGLNVDDIETAIMQPKKVAYIEETMRSMEDGTLKIRTRSLENEKALERVGLRQGIMENVLLGSLFFNMAGLASRTVFRTAGIVGASFFLFQALMANAKVKKFDKTQAKFSSSGSFVEDNKNTKNSN; translated from the coding sequence atggaacttgatgaaaaCGCCAGTGAAGGAGAGGTACTGGAGCGCGGTTGGGAATTGCGCGCTAATTCCTCATCCATTGTACGGAACGCGGAAGTTTGGAAGTTTGCTCTGGCATCGGTGTTTCGCGTCCTCAAACCCCGCAAAATGAAAGCAAAAGGTGCTTCGGAAGAGGAATTGAAGAAGGCTCAGACCGAAGCAGCCGAGTTCATCCGTGATGGTTTGCTCAAACTTGGCCCTAGTTTCGTGAAACTGGGACAGGTCATTTCTACACGTACCGATGTTTTGCCACCAACCTATACGGATGTATTGAAGACTCTGACCGACGATGTGCCCGGTTTCAGTGGAGAACGAGCAAAGGAAATAGTTGAAAAGGAACTAGGCAAACCAGTCGATCAAGTCTTTACTGATTTTTCTGCGAAACCTTTAAAGGCTGCGTCGTTGGGTCAAGTGCACACTGCAACATATAAAGGTCAAAAAGTGGCCATTAAAGTGCAGCGATCTGGCTTGAAAGAATTGTTCGACATTGATCTTAAAAATTTGAAGAAACTTGCTGTTTTACTTGACAAGTTTGATCCCAAAACGGATGGTGCGGATCGTAATTGGGTTAGCATATATGAGGAATCGGAGCGTTTGCTCTACCTTGAAATCGACTATTTGAACGAAGCGGATAACACCGACCGGTTCGCCAAAGATTTTCAGGGATACGATTGGGTCCGAATCCCTAAAGTAATCCGAGAAGTGACAACACCTAGGCTGCTTGTCATGGAGTTCGTTGAGTCTTTCAAATTGACAGATATTGAAGAAATTAACCGTAATGGCTTGGATCGTAAAGTCATTTCGAAACGAGTTGCTGATGCGTTTTTGCGCCAGATAGTCGAGACCGGATATTTTCATGCCGATCCACACTCGGGAAATCTTTGCGTTGACAAGAAAGGAAACCTTGTTTATTATGACTATGGTATGATGGATGAGCTTAGCCCCAATGTAAAGGCTGGTTTTCGTAAATTTTGCACGGCCTTGTTTGCCGGAGGTCCCAAGATCTCTGATATTCAATTAGCTCAAAATGCGAAAGAACTTGTTGCTGGCGTGGAACAGGCCGGAGTATTGGCCAAAGGTGCGGATCGACTGGCGGTAGAAAAGTTGGCCCGTTACTTTATGCGAGCTTTTAAAGACAAGCAGCTCGGAAAATCATCCGGCAATATCAAACAGACCATCGGTACTGATCTTCAGACTTTGACTGAGAACAACGTTTTTAGATTTCCAAGCACGTTCACCTTTATATTCCGTGCTTTTGCTAGTGTTGATGGTATTGGGAAAGAGCTAGATAAAGACTTCGATATTGGGAAATTGGCGCAACCTTTTATCGAAGATTTTACGGAAAGTTCAAAAAAGTACAAGTCCGAAGCTGACAAAAATTTCCAGATTTTCGGAAAGGCGACAGGCCTGAATGTAGATGATATCGAAACAGCCATAATGCAACCAAAGAAGGTTGCTTATATTGAGGAGACGATGCGTTCCATGGAAGATGGAACCCTGAAAATTAGAACACGGTCACTGGAGAATGAGAAGGCTTTGGAGCGTGTCGGACTAAGGCAGGGTATAATGGAAAATGTGCTTCTTGgatcgctctttttcaacatGGCTGGGTTGGCTTCAAGGACTGTTTTTCGGACAGCGGGAATCGTTGGCGCTTCGTTCTTCTTGTTTCAGGCCCTCATGGCAAATGCGAAGGTAAAGAAGTTCGATAAGACGCAGGCGAAATTCAGCTCTTCCGGATCTTTTGTTGAAGACAACAAGAATACCAAGAATAgtaattga